The window AGCACAACTGCTTTTTATTTCAAACCTAAAGTAATTGTGAGTTCAGCATCATCTACTTATTGTGTCATCATTTTTAGAAACTCCAAATTATCTTTTGCTTATAAAGTACAATCTTACAAAGACTATTGCATGGAGTAGTTTggaaaaagcaataaaacataTGTTTCAGTAGGTAAACACAAACGTTTGCATTTAAATTGTGTCAAAATTAAAACACTACTGATGCAGAATAAGGTCTTTAAGACTGTCATATTCTCATATACATCCTACATTCATGGGTTATCACAATAGTGGGAGAATTTTGCCTTCAGAGAACACATCACTCATCAGTTTGCAGTCACAGTTTGGTTAGATTTTGGAAAATGCTGGATTATCACCACATTTTAAAAGCTTGTCTATTAGAAAGCCTTTGAGGTAAGCTTCTCTCATGTCCACATATGACatataaagaaacagaaagggtaacatttttttttaaatcattttctttttgtaagtGGTTGATGTGGAGCACAGTCCTCATGaagcaaataagaaaaaaaaaacacctgtttaGACATTTTGGGTTGGTAGCCTTACTTTATCCATTGCTGGGTAGTTAGATCTATATAAATGCATAATATTTTCTGTAATAGTTTCTGTATAAAAATATTAGCAAATAACTAGCTGTCATAAAAGGTACCATAATATctgaaaaaatgttaaattcttTTGTAAAATAATTAATTGGCTTGCTGGGTATTTCACAggtaaaagtgtgttttatcaATTATTTGAATAACAAtgttttatattaataatttaattgGTCTTTATTTTTAACTGAGTCTTGTATCTGGCCaaaggcagagaagaagaatccaacaaaattaaatagactattaaataaattaatggtCATCTCATCCATTAAGGACCTATGGTACAAACcgtatacactgtgtttatgttttttataaataaaaaatgattgaTAAACATATTTTCTCGATTAACTACAAATTTAAAGGCGGTTGAATAGTTCCGGCTCGATTAAAAGGTCTTGTTTTTGACCCTTTAATTCGATGATGTCGCGATAACTTCCTCGTCTGACAGAAATGTGGGATAATAATTTCCAGAGGATGAGCACAGTCCAACGGCAATAAACGGCCCGATCGGACACACTTTAAAGAGAGGTAGCTCTgccatgtttttcttcttgtttttagattttataGTCGTGAACTCTGCAAGAAGCGCTCGGCTTCATGACACTGCGGCAGTTTGCAGCCTGGTGTAGCTAACATAGGGCAGCAGGCATTAGTCAGCTAGCGGTCTATGCTTAACGAAGTATTTAACAAGCGGTGCAGAAGACAGGTGTGTTAAAGTAAATGATTCATATGTTGACTAATCAAATCTCCTCCTGAAGTGTCGCGCACAGCAGTGCGCATGCGTGTGTGGGTACCATGAAGGTAAAGGTGATCTCCATCCTGGAAGATAACTACATGTACCTGGTGATAGAGGAGCAGAGCAAACAGGCGATAGCTGTGGACCCTGCTGTACCACACCGGGTGAgaggctgtgtttttgtttttgatgtatatgtatgtatatgtgtattgatgtatattttatgtatatagtgttttctattttatttcatttcattttgttttattttatccttCTTCTCTTTACTTGAGCTGCgacgcaaatttccccgtcgtgggatcattaaagatTTATCTTATCTCTTGTATAGACTCGGTGTCTGTggttttaaaattgtgtaatatTTAAAAGATTTACACTTAATacgtttttcattttctctgtgtttgaaaaacaagaaaactcaGTTTAAGAACAGATTCAGAGAGCATTTTGTTGGTGAgattaaaagagaaaacactaaaactgtttttataaaAGGAGGGAAGActtgaagaataaagaaaaataaggagaaaatttttaaaaagcacattaaGTAAGTGTGGAAGGCTGGAAGACTCCTCTTTCTCCATTATAAAATGGAgacatacagaaaataatttttacatACAGCCATTGGGCTTTTCAGTTCTCATACAAACAGCAGATGAGCTATCTCAGacatgaatttccctctggtatcaataaagttattcttatgTAAGCATATCATAAAGACACATATGTCACTGAATAACCAATATTCATACATACTGCAgtgaaagagcactacagatgtgatATTTACTTTGAGAATGTTGATGGAGACGtttagagaaggtcagaaggagttgcactgtgtctttgtggatctagaggaAGCATATGATAGGATACTAAGAGAAGACCTGCGGAAATCAGTATGAGGAAGTCAGAAGTGAtggagaagtatgtgagggtggtgcaggacagcaagacagtggttaggtgtgcagtaggagtgacagaggGGTACACAgtgggggtgggattatatcagggatctgctctgagccccttatTGTTTGCAGTGGTAATGGACAGGCTGATGAGGTTAGGCAAAATGTCACAGacgacactgtgatctgtagtgagagtagccAGCaggtggagaggtggaggtatgctgtggagagaagaggaatgaaagtcagtagaagcaagacaatacatgtgtgtgaatgagagggagactgGTGGAGAGGTGAACATGCAAGCAGTAGAGGTATTAAAGGTGGATGAGTTTCACTACCTGGGTCCAACTATCAACACAACAGAGTTGAAGAAGAGAGCACAGGCacggtggagtgggtggagacaagtgtcagggtATTTGCAACAGGACAGCAACAAGAGTggaagggaaggtttacaaaatATTGGTGAGACCTGCAATCatatatggtttggagatggtggtgcTGAAAGAAAGACAGGCGGCatagttgaagatgttaagaattttattgggagtgaccaggagggacaggattTAAAAATTAGTACGTCAGAGAGGTGGATCAGgtcgagcagtttggagacaaagtctgACTGAGATGGTCtggacatgtacagaggagggatagtggatatattgttgaatatggagctgccaggcaggaagaaaagaggaagaccacagaaaatTTATGGATATACTGAAGGAGGATAtgtagagggttggtgtgacaggagaTGCTaggaatagggtgagatggatgaAGAAGAAGACTGACAATAAATCTAagagttttagggctgcaacaaatGATTGTTTTCTTCATCATTTAATGTGCGCCTTACAgtatattacattacattatcaGGATTTAAAGACTCTCCGTTACACTTTTCTGAAGCCAAAAATGATGTTTTCAGATCTCGTTTTTACCCAGAGGCTTTCAGTAAACCATTATAAGACAATGAAGCTGCGGCTTTAAAAGTgactaaatcatttttttttttccaacagctgcTAGAAATAGTGAACCGAGAAGGCCTGTCCTTGATAGCTATTCTCACCACACACCATCACTGGTAAGAGAAGTGTTTGGTGTGAAGTAACAACCCTGCGAAGAGTGTCAGTCAGGTTGCGGATAACGGGataacttcctgtttctgtctaTTAGGGACCATGCTCGTGGGAATGAGGCTCTGCTGAAGGAAATTCCTAGCCTGCGGGTGTATGGGGGAGATGATCGGATCGGGGGGCTGACGGATAAAGTGACAAATGCACAGGAACTGAAGGTGGAGCAGGAGTTCACTGAAGACGCGATTTAGCTGTGTTTTGAAACGTTACAAAACGACTGTCCATTGGAGTTCTGATTTTTGCCTCGTTGTCCTTTTCTTCACCTGCAGTTTAGCTCCATCAATGTGAGGTGCCTGTTTACTCCCTGCCATACCTCTGGTCACATGTGCTACTTTGTTTGGGAGGATGAGTGCACTGACGCCCCTGCTGTGTTCACAGGTCTTTTTCTGTACACATAAAGAATCAGTGCACCAGTTGAAATCTAAGACATGTCTCGATTTCGTCACACTGCCTCTGAGTGTACCAGTAAAGGCAAAAATGACTCACTTCATGTTGCAACAGTTGTGTGTCCTCAGGCAAATAATCTTAATAACTAAATCCTGAGTGGCTAGAGATATGAACATTACCAGCTGTCCCTGTTGTGTGGGGTGACAGAAACTGACCGCTGCCTCTTGTGACATCCCCTTGTCCTTTCTTTTGGTTGCTAGGGGATACGTTGTTTATTGGTGGATGTGGACGGTTTCTTGAGGGTACAGCGGAACAGATGTACCACAACCTCACCCAGGTGCTTGGTTCCCTACCTCAAGACACGGTCAGTGGAAATAAGAGAtattaactgtgtgtgtgtgtgtgtgtgtgtgtgtgtgtgtgtgtgtgtgtgtgtgtgtgtgtgtgtgtgtgtgtgtgtgtgtgtgtgtgtgtgtgtgtgtgtgtgtgtaaaacctTTACAGGGTTAACAACAGCTAGCATGACCTCAGAGTCTGAGTCACAGTAGTGACTCATCACGCAACAACGAGTGGTCTGAGCGCAGCACCGGCTCTCTCGCTTCACTCTTCATAGTACAAAGCCCAGAACGACCAAGATACTGAAGCTGTGTTGTGAGCTAATCCTTACTTTAAATGAGGCTTTGTTGGTCTTTCAGAAGGTGTTCTGTGGGCACGAGTACACTATAAAGAACTTGAAGTTTGCTATGCTGGTGGAGCCAGAAAATGAAAAGGTTAAGGAGATGCTGAGCTGGGCCAGGGTGAGCATTATACAGAAAACTGCTTCAAGAGTAAGGCTCGCAGTGTTGTCTGGTGTTAGTCTGTCTCCTGTACTTTAAAAAGTGATCAGATAAATACAGATTACACAGTGGGTGGTCCATGACTATTTCTGGTTGGCCTTTGTGGAATTTAAGCAAACTAAATGTTAAAGACAGTTCAGCTggctcattgtttttttttttttaatatatcttGGACAAGAGTGGCGGTGTATTTCACAGAGACGAAGACTATTACAGGCTTTTGCTGCACAAGTAAATGCCCCTCATGGAATTTcgtaacaataaataaatatgaaatactGCGAGCCTTaatctttaaatacattttaaataagttTTCTTCAGGTCTGTTAAAGTGTTTTCACTGCAGGCAAGAGATGAAGATGACAAACCCACAGTGCCGTCTACTCTGATGGAAGAATTCGACTACAACCCCTTTCTCCGCCTCTCGTGAGTTTGGATGTTTATATGTAGCATGTATGAAAGTGTTACTTTCAGCTGAATTAGTGGCCAaaagcagtcttttttttcctgttccagaaaCAAAAATCACTTTGAAGGCGACCTACTGGGGTCATTTCCAGCTCAGTATTCTTTTTGCATGAGTCACGGTTtaaaataatcctcatttatGTTATAATGGCCTTTAGAACAGCCTCTTACTTCGTCCACTgtttgaaacaagctgttttaactGAAGCcaactttttttctgattggctgtccctaACAGATTAGATAATTatgtacagtattgtgcaaaagtcttgtgctgcccctcatttctttgttttaccaGGAAAAAGGGAAATGGGTAGtttagatggatcaactgaaggttcATCTCtcgggtctttgctggatttttttccttttctgatcCTGTTCAACTGCTGCAAAGTTTTTAGGAGTGCCAGTTATTCTTTTATCCcccacttgttcagtttcctcttttttttttttctccttaaagGACAAACTGTGCACCATAATGAGCTAagccaggttttcagctaataactcTGAGAATtctcttgttggtgcaaaaatactatttagtCTGTCAAACTGAGTTATCTTTGACAGACAaaataacaaagacaaaaaggtaaatatttaaaaaaaaaatgtgactcaagacttgtgcatatatatatatatatatatatatatatatatatatatatatatatatatatatatatatatatatatatatatatatgaggaaaaaacaagaaaagtttAATAACCCTGGGTCATTCACTATGCTTGGCtcagttttttaattattacagtACTGATCTGTTTGACTGTTTAAAAATTTGTACTGTACTTTGTTTCAGTTGTGTacctttgtttttctgcagggAGGAAGGAGTGCAGAAATTCACGGGGAAGACGGACCCCATAGAGGTGCTGAGGGTCCTGCGGAAAGAGAAGGACAAATTCAAGAAGCCCAAGGAGAGACTTCCTCCTCATGCCATGCTGGCTTTGGAATGGGGGCTGCTCAGACCCTGAAATCTAGTTTCATGGATCTAAGTGCAACTCATATCCATAACTATTACCCATAGCTAATGAAATGAGAATGGGGGGTGAATAACTGGATGCAGTAAGACAAGAACTGTAGAGGTCATTGTTTGTTGCTTTAAAACTAAGTCGGACCCGTCAAGTAGCGACTGTCTTAGCTGTTGTAACACCATATCTGCATTTCAAGGCCAGTATAAAGCTGCTTTCATTAAATAGTCCtcagaaataaatgaatttagAGGCTGCTCTCCCAGTTTATTAGACACTAACTGCACCAAGTAATGTCTGCTAATACCAGTTTTCAGTAAAATTGATCAGACtacatttttgtgtatttattcattttaaataaccagTTTTGGGAAAATATAACCTTAAGgtcattattatttatatgtatttgaAATTCTTATTACTTTGATATTTACTTTTTACatcttacagtttttttttttctatttggtAACTTTTCTCTAATTTAACTTTTTGACTAATGCcagtatagtgtatatattttcCAGTGTCTTTCCTCTTCATTTAGCAGTTAAAATAATGTGTGAATTTGTCATTTAGACTGCACCTTGTAATCACCACAAGGGTAGAAAAATACATGCAGTGTACATCACAATGAATGTAAATTGCTGATTTTCATCCCAAAGATTACACCAGTTTGAATCCATATtctggacattttttttcaataactTATAAAACACAAggctaccattaattaatgtttatttttcaaaatgtatacacacaattaaataaacaattacaatttgcattgtattttttctgcttACATGTTTAAAGTGTAACAGGTTTCACACATTTACTGATTATATGCTTGTGTCAACCCACACTCATCATTAGGCTTTGTTTCCATTACCTGGTCTTCCCCTTTGCCTGAGGCGTGTACTACGATTACGCAGGATTAATGAGTCAGTGAGCTATGTTGACCTCAAAGCCAGAGTTTTCAGTGGCACGAAGGTGGCTCTCTTTTTAAATCACcgtggtaacttatgctgaacaTAACCTGGTCGGCAGCAGGTTCAGAGTCTTGGTTTTAAAATCGTCTGGAAGCGATTTTCACAGATTCTTAAACATCATAAAGTTACAGCAGTGCAAACAGAACCTCGTCAGTGGAATCTGCATGTATTCATTTGGTAATACAAAAGAGTCATGTGACACGTGAAACTGCCATTTTTATGAGTGTGCCCATAACCTGATGCAGAAAGCCCAGTTTAACAGAGAAACTTGATAAGCACCGCCTGTTATCTCTGACTGGGGTTTTAAGTTTTGTCAAGCCACCTAAGGCAGAGAAAGCCTGACTGTGTTGAACTTCCTTCATAGTATACCCCTCTGGCAAAGTTTTTAGGTGACAAAAGTGGTTTAAAGGGGTACTGACAAAAAGACTTATTTGGACGACCTGTAGACATAGTCTGCTGAAAAATGTGTGCAAAATAAATCTCTACAAAAATATCCTGTgaggtaacaaaaaaaacatttatcacCACTTCATAGTGAGACCGTTGGTCATCTTTTCCACTGTGTGGTACTGTGTGTGCAACAGCTCTTTGGCTCTTTCCTCTCCTACGCTGTTAAGCCAGGACTGGTACAATTCAGCCACATGGGTGTCATCTTCTGGCAATAGGGGGCGCTCTGCCTTGTAGAGATCCTCAACTTTCTGGAGAAGCTCCTTTTGGTTTTGACCAGTCGAGGGCTTCACCTGCCCGCCACCATTCAGACAGCCTGAACAAGAGGGAAAGACAAACATTACATTTGCTAACATTAAATAATAGAAGGAGAGCTAATGTGACTATTGTGGAAGTTCTGCTTGTTGGTTATCCAGCTGACAATGTAATGCGTGTGACTAAACACTGCATCTCACAGGTTACATGTACACTCGTATGTAACAagtgccattttttaaaatgttctgaCCAGCTTACCCCTTAGCAAGGCTAACTTGCAAATAAAAAATGGTAGTGCTAAGGTAACGACTCAGTCTATTATATGGTAACCTACTATACTAACAGGTCAAAAGCTCAATGGCTCACATGAAAGTTGGACATCTGTATTTTTCACCTTACCTGATGGGCAGGCCATAACTTCAACAAAGTGGTAGGGCGACTTCCCCCGCTTGAGTTTTTGCACCAGGTTCTGAATGTTGCGGAAGCCATATGCTGAGGCAAAGCACAGTAGGACGACACCATCTTTCTCTAGACTCACCTCCTGGAAGTCTTTATTCCTGTGGCAAAGAGTGATCATGTGCAAAGTCTGCCTTGAATTCCATAtagcaacaaaaacattatcctGACTACGTCATGAGGCATTATCATT is drawn from Archocentrus centrarchus isolate MPI-CPG fArcCen1 chromosome 8, fArcCen1, whole genome shotgun sequence and contains these coding sequences:
- the LOC115784461 gene encoding hydroxyacylglutathione hydrolase-like protein isoform X1, with protein sequence MKVKVISILEDNYMYLVIEEQSKQAIAVDPAVPHRLLEIVNREGLSLIAILTTHHHWDHARGNEALLKEIPSLRVYGGDDRIGGLTDKVTNAQELKFSSINVRCLFTPCHTSGHMCYFVWEDECTDAPAVFTGDTLFIGGCGRFLEGTAEQMYHNLTQVLGSLPQDTKVFCGHEYTIKNLKFAMLVEPENEKVKEMLSWARARDEDDKPTVPSTLMEEFDYNPFLRLSEEGVQKFTGKTDPIEVLRVLRKEKDKFKKPKERLPPHAMLALEWGLLRP
- the LOC115784461 gene encoding hydroxyacylglutathione hydrolase-like protein isoform X3, coding for MKVKVISILEDNYMYLVIEEQSKQAIAVDPAVPHRLLEIVNREGLSLIAILTTHHHWDHARGNEALLKEIPSLRVYGGDDRIGGLTDKVTNAQELKFSSINVRCLFTPCHTSGHMCYFVWEDECTDAPAVFTGDTLFIGGCGRFLEGTAEQMYHNLTQVLGSLPQDTARDEDDKPTVPSTLMEEFDYNPFLRLSEEGVQKFTGKTDPIEVLRVLRKEKDKFKKPKERLPPHAMLALEWGLLRP
- the LOC115784461 gene encoding hydroxyacylglutathione hydrolase-like protein isoform X2 codes for the protein MKVKVISILEDNYMYLVIEEQSKQAIAVDPAVPHRLLEIVNREGLSLIAILTTHHHWDHARGNEALLKEIPSLRVYGGDDRIGGLTDKVTNAQELKFSSINVRCLFTPCHTSGHMCYFVWEDECTDAPAVFTGDTLFIGGCGRFLEGTAEQMYHNLTQKVFCGHEYTIKNLKFAMLVEPENEKVKEMLSWARARDEDDKPTVPSTLMEEFDYNPFLRLSEEGVQKFTGKTDPIEVLRVLRKEKDKFKKPKERLPPHAMLALEWGLLRP